The Leptospirales bacterium genome includes a region encoding these proteins:
- a CDS encoding NAD(P)H-binding protein, which yields MKVFVYGARSLTGGGIVEELLASGHQVVAGARQPESLPVRKNLSYVRVDASQPQLGLEALDGVEALTLLSPPGFTTQFEILSPWISRAQERGLKRVVLMTAMGVEFAPPEAPMRKSELFLESSGLDHTIIRPNWFMQNFNTFWVEGIRKDRKIYFPGGEARTSFIDARDISAVAAKLVAGREFLQQAINLTGPQALSHAEVAAQISAAIDQKVEYVDISSQQFQDSLAAAGLPPDYVGFMVYIAGALKEGHAAPITDNVQKVLGRPPRDFAGYARDSKKAWL from the coding sequence ATGAAGGTATTTGTTTATGGCGCGCGTTCGCTAACCGGCGGCGGCATTGTGGAAGAGCTGCTGGCCAGCGGTCATCAGGTAGTAGCCGGGGCGCGGCAGCCGGAGTCGCTGCCGGTCCGCAAGAATTTGAGTTATGTCAGAGTGGACGCGTCGCAGCCACAGCTGGGATTGGAAGCGCTGGATGGCGTTGAAGCGCTCACGTTGCTTTCGCCGCCCGGATTTACAACGCAGTTTGAAATTCTATCGCCGTGGATCTCCCGCGCCCAGGAGCGAGGCTTAAAACGCGTTGTACTGATGACGGCGATGGGCGTCGAATTTGCGCCGCCTGAAGCGCCAATGCGTAAATCAGAGCTATTTTTGGAATCGAGCGGCCTGGATCATACGATCATTCGACCAAACTGGTTCATGCAGAATTTCAACACCTTCTGGGTAGAGGGCATTCGTAAGGACCGCAAGATTTACTTCCCCGGCGGCGAGGCTCGAACCAGTTTTATCGATGCCCGCGATATTTCGGCTGTAGCGGCGAAACTGGTTGCTGGCCGGGAGTTTCTACAGCAGGCCATCAACCTCACCGGTCCGCAGGCTCTGTCGCATGCCGAAGTCGCCGCACAGATCTCCGCGGCCATCGACCAGAAGGTGGAATATGTCGACATCAGCTCGCAGCAATTCCAGGACTCGCTTGCTGCCGCCGGTTTGCCTCCCGACTATGTCGGTTTCATGGTCTACATTGCCGGCGCCTTGAAGGAAGGCCATGCTGCGCCGATCACAGACAATGTACAGAAAGTCCTTGGTCGGCCGCCGCGGGACTTTGCGGGCTACGCACGCGATTCCAAAAAGGCGTGGCTCTAA
- a CDS encoding ABC transporter permease subunit — translation MNIHRQILVGIALLAPAVLAAQTVVGSKKFTESIILSEIAGGVLESSGLTVAYQRELGGTRILWEALLRKDIDLYPEYTGTLLAEILRLPADTEAAELTRLLAERGIAMSAPIGFENTYALGMRRQRATSLGLRRLSDLHAHPDLVFGLSHEFLERQDGWPGLRRRYELEGGDLRGIDHEIGYRGLASGAIDVIDLYTTDAEIAYYDLIALEDDRGYFPSYQAVFLFRRDSDLQLGRALDGLAGKIDERRMIALNARVQLGGESPSKVATDFLREAMQIDRPAYEESLSAAILARSGEHLLLVSVSLLLAVLFGAPLGFVAARRARLGATILAVAGVIQTIPSLALLVALLPLMGIGAAPALTALFLYSLLPIVRGTALGFGGISAGTHEAAESLGLPAWFRFWHVYCPMALPSILSGIKTAAVINVGVATLGALIGAGGYGQTILKGIRLDDTQLILAGALPAAALALLIQVAFDLIERLVVSRGLRQQ, via the coding sequence ATGAATATCCATCGCCAGATTCTTGTCGGTATTGCTCTGCTGGCGCCTGCTGTTCTTGCAGCACAGACGGTTGTCGGTTCTAAAAAGTTTACAGAGTCCATCATTCTGTCGGAGATTGCCGGCGGCGTTCTGGAATCGAGCGGCCTTACTGTGGCCTACCAGCGCGAGCTGGGCGGCACGCGTATCCTCTGGGAGGCATTGCTGCGAAAAGACATCGATCTCTATCCAGAATACACGGGCACGCTGCTTGCCGAGATTCTGCGTTTACCGGCGGACACGGAGGCGGCGGAACTTACACGACTCCTTGCCGAACGCGGCATTGCTATGTCCGCGCCGATCGGCTTTGAAAATACTTACGCCCTCGGAATGCGTCGCCAGCGCGCGACGAGTCTTGGACTGCGCCGATTGTCCGACCTGCACGCTCATCCCGATCTGGTCTTTGGATTGAGCCATGAGTTTCTGGAACGACAGGACGGCTGGCCGGGATTGCGCCGGCGATACGAGCTTGAGGGCGGCGACCTGCGCGGCATCGACCATGAAATCGGATATCGCGGACTGGCGTCCGGCGCAATTGACGTGATCGATCTCTATACGACCGACGCAGAAATTGCATACTACGACCTGATTGCGCTGGAGGACGACCGGGGCTACTTCCCCTCTTATCAGGCGGTCTTCCTGTTTCGCCGCGATAGCGATTTGCAACTGGGCCGGGCGCTGGACGGCCTGGCCGGAAAAATCGACGAGCGGCGAATGATCGCGCTCAATGCCCGCGTACAGCTTGGCGGCGAATCGCCCTCGAAGGTCGCCACGGATTTTCTGCGCGAGGCAATGCAAATCGATCGCCCGGCGTACGAGGAAAGTCTGAGCGCAGCAATCCTCGCGCGAAGCGGCGAGCATCTTCTGCTGGTTTCTGTTTCGCTGCTGCTGGCGGTCCTGTTTGGCGCGCCTCTGGGCTTTGTTGCAGCGCGTCGCGCTCGGCTGGGCGCGACAATCCTGGCCGTCGCCGGCGTGATCCAGACCATTCCTTCCCTGGCCCTGCTGGTCGCCTTGCTGCCCCTGATGGGTATTGGCGCTGCACCGGCGCTTACGGCTTTGTTTCTCTACAGTCTCCTGCCGATTGTGCGCGGTACGGCGCTTGGCTTTGGCGGCATCAGCGCTGGAACGCACGAAGCGGCGGAGTCTCTGGGTTTGCCTGCCTGGTTCCGATTCTGGCACGTCTACTGCCCGATGGCCTTGCCTTCGATCTTGAGCGGCATCAAGACGGCGGCTGTCATCAATGTCGGCGTGGCTACCCTGGGCGCACTGATTGGCGCTGGCGGCTATGGTCAGACCATTCTCAAGGGAATCCGACTGGATGATACGCAACTGATCCTGGCTGGCGCCCTTCCGGCAGCGGCCCTTGCCTTGCTGATCCAGGTCGCTTTTGATTTGATCGAGCGGCTTGTTGTATCGCGCGGCTTGCGCCAGCAGTAA
- a CDS encoding PAS domain-containing protein translates to MPSFLRQSGAGLLIAIVFSGAAYIAQYLGSHYLLLWMFPGVALAAYLAGRLGAISAALALSVAAIPLEMIHGAPEHRPPLPQLALADLLFLLFSVAIGEISERWKRLVAQNARQLEQERQRYAELVHSVAGIVWEARIDNFCFTFVSEQARTLTGYNPEEWREQDFWIDHLHPEERSSVAQSCRLAANRGEAHTMQYRFRRKDGSYLLLRDFVQIVREDAKPVMLRGLMVDISAIEERRKLEDFFSGAMRSSVDEIYVLEAMTDTSGKVSDFRIFSLNERACIEAGMQREQMLGRGMGELFPAQRSAGILEQYIAAYESQTALDHECEIVAPNGAVAVYRQQLLPTDGGLILFQREISGRRMLTDAMERLNERYEAALAASQLGVWEFTDSPNGLRWEDGMYSIYGIERDGPAPPLEVWQSMVHPEDLEATDRAFLDALERGAEIETSFRIVRQSDKSMRWIRARGKAIASRNGRARRLIGTNEDITDRKLQEARLHRAERMQSLGALASGIAHDFNNILAIIAANCELCERLARDKEEARIRLAHIGEAIERGRAIVQQLIVVSGKQSAADEQIELGERVKIVTQMFREVLPRNIRVELELYDELPPILAPASRIDQMLMNLCVNARDAMTPMGGVLRLAVRRASGEELAALAGAEAAVILEVSDTGSGMDAATQSQIFEPFYSTKEPGSGAGLGLAIVAGVVEQLQGAIQVSSAPGKGSRFEVTLPAQARASAAIGDTRERAGSGENRPGADHAGQMPPPRSVLLVEDEQGFRETLATLLRLEGYEVLEAANAESARAILQEADAPPDAAICDLNMPGEAAIDLVDYLSVQMNPDQIIISSGYISPETQARLQRAGVRRLLTKPYGVAELLRALGRGVRP, encoded by the coding sequence ATGCCATCTTTCTTGCGACAGTCGGGCGCCGGATTGTTGATCGCCATTGTCTTCAGCGGCGCCGCCTACATCGCTCAGTACCTGGGCTCTCACTATCTCTTGCTCTGGATGTTTCCTGGCGTCGCCCTGGCGGCCTATCTTGCCGGCCGCCTGGGCGCAATCAGCGCCGCGCTGGCGTTGAGCGTGGCCGCCATCCCGCTGGAAATGATTCACGGCGCGCCGGAACATCGGCCGCCGCTGCCGCAGCTGGCGCTTGCCGATCTGCTATTCCTCCTGTTCTCCGTGGCAATCGGCGAGATCTCCGAACGCTGGAAACGATTGGTGGCGCAAAACGCGCGGCAGCTGGAGCAAGAGCGGCAACGGTATGCAGAACTTGTCCATTCTGTGGCCGGCATCGTCTGGGAGGCGCGCATCGACAATTTCTGCTTTACCTTTGTGAGCGAGCAGGCGCGCACACTTACCGGATACAATCCCGAAGAATGGCGAGAGCAAGATTTCTGGATCGATCATTTGCACCCCGAAGAGCGCAGCTCCGTTGCACAGAGCTGTCGCCTGGCCGCCAACCGCGGCGAGGCCCACACCATGCAGTACCGCTTTCGTCGCAAGGACGGCAGCTACCTGCTGCTCCGCGATTTCGTGCAGATTGTCCGGGAAGACGCAAAGCCCGTAATGCTGCGCGGCTTGATGGTCGACATCAGCGCTATTGAGGAGCGTCGCAAGCTGGAGGATTTTTTTTCCGGCGCGATGCGCAGCAGCGTTGATGAGATCTACGTGCTGGAAGCGATGACCGATACAAGCGGAAAGGTCTCAGACTTTCGGATCTTCTCGCTCAATGAACGCGCCTGCATCGAGGCTGGCATGCAACGCGAGCAGATGCTGGGCCGGGGGATGGGCGAACTGTTTCCCGCGCAGCGCAGCGCCGGCATTCTGGAACAGTATATCGCCGCCTATGAATCGCAGACGGCTCTGGATCACGAATGCGAAATCGTAGCGCCCAATGGCGCCGTCGCCGTCTATCGCCAGCAGCTATTGCCCACCGACGGCGGCCTGATCCTGTTCCAGCGCGAGATCTCCGGGCGCCGCATGCTCACTGACGCAATGGAGCGACTGAATGAGCGTTATGAGGCGGCGCTTGCCGCCAGCCAGCTGGGCGTCTGGGAATTTACTGATTCGCCCAACGGACTGCGCTGGGAAGACGGAATGTACTCGATATACGGCATTGAGCGCGATGGCCCGGCCCCGCCGCTGGAGGTCTGGCAAAGCATGGTGCACCCGGAGGACCTCGAAGCCACGGATCGCGCCTTTCTGGATGCGCTCGAGCGCGGCGCAGAGATTGAAACCAGTTTCCGCATTGTCCGCCAATCAGACAAGAGCATGCGCTGGATCCGCGCTCGCGGCAAAGCCATTGCAAGCAGGAACGGTCGGGCGCGTAGATTGATTGGCACCAACGAGGATATTACGGATCGCAAGCTGCAAGAGGCGCGCCTGCACCGCGCCGAGCGCATGCAGAGCCTTGGCGCGCTGGCCAGCGGCATTGCTCACGATTTCAACAACATACTTGCGATCATTGCCGCCAATTGCGAACTTTGTGAACGCCTGGCGCGCGATAAGGAAGAAGCTCGAATTCGCCTTGCGCACATTGGCGAGGCCATCGAGCGCGGCCGGGCCATCGTGCAGCAGTTGATTGTTGTCTCCGGCAAACAGTCTGCAGCCGACGAACAGATTGAACTTGGAGAGCGGGTCAAGATTGTAACGCAAATGTTTCGCGAGGTGCTGCCGCGCAATATCCGCGTAGAGTTGGAATTGTATGATGAGCTTCCTCCCATCCTGGCGCCGGCCAGCCGAATCGACCAGATGCTGATGAACCTGTGCGTCAATGCTCGCGATGCCATGACGCCGATGGGCGGGGTATTGCGGCTTGCCGTGCGACGCGCTTCGGGCGAAGAGCTGGCAGCGCTTGCCGGCGCGGAAGCGGCCGTAATTCTGGAGGTCAGCGACACTGGCTCAGGCATGGACGCCGCGACGCAGAGTCAGATCTTCGAACCCTTCTACAGCACCAAAGAGCCAGGCTCAGGCGCCGGCCTTGGTCTGGCCATCGTCGCCGGCGTGGTGGAACAATTGCAGGGCGCAATCCAGGTGAGTTCTGCGCCTGGCAAAGGAAGCCGATTCGAGGTCACGCTTCCGGCGCAAGCCAGGGCTTCGGCGGCCATTGGCGATACGCGCGAGCGCGCAGGTTCGGGCGAGAACAGGCCCGGCGCAGATCATGCAGGGCAAATGCCTCCGCCGCGCTCTGTTCTTCTGGTCGAAGATGAGCAGGGATTTCGCGAAACCCTTGCCACGCTCTTGCGACTGGAGGGCTACGAAGTGCTGGAGGCAGCTAATGCTGAGTCTGCACGGGCCATTTTGCAGGAAGCTGACGCGCCGCCCGACGCGGCGATTTGCGATTTGAACATGCCGGGGGAAGCAGCAATTGATCTGGTGGACTACTTGAGCGTCCAAATGAATCCGGATCAGATCATAATTTCCAGCGGCTACATCAGTCCGGAAACGCAGGCGCGTCTGCAGCGCGCCGGCGTTCGTCGTCTCCTGACCAAACCCTACGGCGTAGCCGAATTGCTGCGGGCGCTGGGCCGCGGCGTGCGACCGTAG
- a CDS encoding rhodanese-like domain-containing protein has protein sequence MHRNHFAIGLLLLGLACTADAAAGYEDLDAPAFARAIQAPGVVLIDVRTPQEYAAGHLHGARLMDYYESNFRSRLLALNRSQPVAVYCHSGVRSAAAARVLSEAGFQRVLNLRGGILSWQGTMER, from the coding sequence ATGCATCGTAATCATTTTGCAATCGGCCTGCTGCTGTTGGGTCTTGCCTGCACTGCAGATGCGGCAGCGGGCTATGAAGATCTGGACGCCCCAGCCTTTGCCCGCGCCATCCAGGCGCCCGGCGTCGTCTTGATCGATGTGCGCACGCCGCAAGAATACGCCGCCGGACACCTGCACGGCGCCAGACTAATGGACTACTACGAATCGAACTTTCGCTCCCGCCTGCTTGCCTTGAATCGCAGCCAGCCAGTCGCAGTCTACTGCCACTCCGGAGTACGCTCCGCTGCAGCGGCGCGGGTCCTGAGCGAAGCCGGATTTCAACGTGTTCTGAATCTCCGCGGCGGCATCCTCAGCTGGCAAGGCACGATGGAACGCTAA
- a CDS encoding cupin domain-containing protein has product MDLLSGILKRAKLTQHKLLQRTLSGAWGYNFPCRRSGGFHVIQRGRCYMRMDGELSILEQGDVVFVMRGADHQLLSSPQQKAAPLQRLLDTKPGATRRAAQENSVDLLSVRYEFPDGDAHPFFQELPVLLIVRGRDLAAHDPLLHTLQLLSQESQDANGPALVLERLTDILLYYALRRWIELHPAERPGFRSAMKDEKVGAALDLLHRRSAEPWRLDSLARSVGLSRASLATRFRDTLGATPIEYLTRLRLESGRTLMADRSISLERVAQHVGYSSAFAFSKAYKRVYGRTPRPSARSNSATP; this is encoded by the coding sequence ATGGACCTGCTGTCGGGGATTCTGAAACGAGCGAAGTTGACGCAGCACAAGCTCCTGCAGCGGACGCTCAGCGGCGCCTGGGGATACAATTTCCCCTGCCGGCGCAGCGGCGGTTTTCATGTCATCCAGCGCGGCCGTTGCTACATGCGCATGGACGGGGAGCTGAGCATACTGGAGCAGGGCGATGTGGTCTTCGTGATGCGCGGCGCGGACCACCAATTGCTTTCCAGCCCGCAACAAAAAGCCGCGCCCTTGCAGCGCTTGCTGGATACAAAGCCCGGCGCAACGCGGCGGGCTGCGCAAGAAAACAGCGTGGATCTGCTTTCTGTGCGTTACGAGTTTCCGGACGGCGATGCCCATCCCTTTTTCCAGGAATTGCCAGTACTTCTGATTGTACGGGGCCGCGATCTGGCGGCTCACGATCCGCTACTGCATACTCTACAATTGCTTTCACAGGAATCGCAGGACGCCAACGGTCCGGCCCTGGTCCTGGAGCGACTTACCGACATTCTCCTGTACTATGCGCTGCGACGCTGGATCGAATTGCATCCAGCTGAGCGGCCTGGCTTTCGCAGCGCCATGAAGGACGAAAAGGTTGGCGCAGCGCTTGATCTCCTGCATCGCCGCAGCGCCGAGCCCTGGCGCCTGGATAGCCTGGCGCGCAGCGTTGGCCTATCGCGCGCTTCGCTGGCAACGCGTTTTCGAGATACGCTGGGCGCCACGCCAATCGAATATTTGACGCGCCTGCGCCTGGAAAGCGGAAGAACGTTGATGGCAGACCGCTCGATCAGTCTGGAGCGCGTGGCACAGCACGTCGGATACTCGTCGGCCTTTGCTTTTTCCAAGGCGTATAAAAGAGTCTACGGTCGCACGCCGCGGCCCAGCGCCCGCAGCAATTCGGCTACGCCGTAG